Proteins encoded by one window of Nocardia goodfellowii:
- a CDS encoding ArsR/SmtB family transcription factor, with protein sequence MAAETATHTHNPYRSPGPAPVPSRTVLEDAGELLRALAAPVRIAIVLQLRESPRCVHELVDALGVTQPLVSQHLRILKSAGVVHGERSGREVLYELVDDHLAHIVVDAVAHAEEG encoded by the coding sequence ATGGCCGCCGAGACCGCCACCCACACGCACAACCCGTACCGCTCCCCCGGGCCCGCGCCGGTTCCCTCGCGCACCGTGCTGGAGGACGCGGGCGAACTGCTGCGCGCCCTGGCCGCACCGGTCCGCATCGCCATCGTGCTGCAACTGCGGGAATCGCCGCGCTGCGTGCACGAACTCGTCGACGCGCTGGGCGTCACCCAGCCGCTGGTCAGTCAGCATCTGCGCATCCTGAAGTCCGCCGGTGTCGTGCACGGCGAACGATCGGGCCGCGAGGTGCTCTACGAATTGGTCGACGATCACCTCGCGCATATCGTGGTCGATGCCGTCGCGCACGCCGAGGAGGGGTGA